One part of the Candidatus Methylomirabilis sp. genome encodes these proteins:
- the rodA gene encoding rod shape-determining protein RodA, whose protein sequence is MPLDRRLIQNFEWRIVLTAFLLAGLGILSIYTATATATLPLKQHLYLRQATWFAVGAVFLLVAVTINYRTAGRFAYLFYGLAILSLLLVPFFGRVGLGAQRWIKLGFVAFQPSEVAKLALVLCLARYFEDRKERLTALRTMGGAALLTLLPALLVVRQPDLGTALILLSAGIALMLLVGLRLRVAVPVGVGLLALAPIVWTFLKAYQKRRLLVFLNPNLDPLGAGYHVAQSKIAVGSGELWGRGFMAATQSQLNFLPENHTDFIFAVLAEQWGFVGSVAALGLFCLLITRGLEVSMEAKDLLGSLMAFGITATIGLQALVNVGMVLGIMPVVGIPLPLLSYGGSSMVMTLTAIGLLLNIRMRRFLY, encoded by the coding sequence ATGCCACTGGACCGCCGCCTCATCCAGAACTTCGAGTGGCGGATCGTCCTCACCGCCTTCCTGCTGGCGGGGCTGGGGATCCTCTCGATCTATACCGCCACCGCCACCGCCACCCTGCCCCTCAAGCAGCACCTCTACCTGCGGCAGGCGACCTGGTTTGCCGTGGGGGCCGTCTTCCTCCTCGTCGCGGTGACGATCAACTACCGGACGGCCGGGCGCTTTGCGTACCTCTTCTATGGGCTCGCGATCCTCTCGCTCCTCCTGGTCCCCTTCTTTGGCCGGGTGGGGCTTGGGGCCCAGCGCTGGATCAAGCTCGGCTTCGTCGCGTTCCAGCCCTCCGAGGTCGCGAAGCTCGCCCTGGTCCTCTGTCTGGCCCGCTACTTCGAGGATCGGAAGGAGCGCCTGACCGCCCTGCGGACCATGGGCGGGGCCGCGCTCCTGACGCTGCTGCCGGCCCTCCTGGTCGTCCGTCAGCCGGACCTGGGGACGGCCCTGATCCTGCTGTCGGCGGGGATCGCCTTGATGCTCCTGGTGGGGCTCCGCCTGCGGGTCGCCGTGCCCGTGGGCGTGGGTCTCCTCGCCCTGGCCCCCATTGTCTGGACATTCCTGAAGGCCTACCAGAAGCGGCGGCTCCTGGTCTTTCTGAACCCGAACCTGGATCCGCTGGGGGCGGGGTACCACGTGGCCCAGTCCAAGATCGCCGTCGGCTCGGGAGAGTTGTGGGGGAGGGGATTCATGGCCGCTACCCAGAGCCAGCTGAACTTCCTCCCCGAGAACCACACCGATTTCATCTTTGCCGTGCTGGCGGAGCAGTGGGGGTTCGTGGGGTCGGTGGCTGCCCTGGGCCTCTTCTGCCTCCTCATCACCCGTGGACTGGAGGTCAGCATGGAGGCCAAGGATCTCCTGGGGAGCCTGATGGCGTTCGGCATCACGGCCACGATCGGCCTGCAGGCTCTCGTGAACGTCGGGATGGTGTTGGGGATCATGCCGGTGGTGGGCATCCCCCTGCCGCTCCTCTCCTACGGCGGGTCCTCGATGGTTATGACGCTCACCGCCATAGGCCTCCTGCTCAACATCCGCATGCGCCGATTCCTGTACTGA